The following is a genomic window from Sporohalobacter salinus.
CTAATAACCAAACCATACTAGCCTTTACAGCTGGATCTGAAACATTTCCTCTTTGTAAGCTTGCACCAACCATTAAAGCAAATCCAAGTCCCAAAATAATTAATCCATATCCCATCTTTCTTGGTGTTGGAATATCACCTTGTTCACGCTTAGATAATTTCAAGAATAACATCGCAAATAAAGGTCCTAATACAATACATAAAAATGGATTAATTGATTGAAACCAACTTGTAGGAACAACAAAACTACCAACACTTCTATCAATATATTCATGAGCATATAAAGTTAAACTTGAGCCTGCTTGTTCGAAACCTGCCCAAAATATAATAACAAAAAATGATAATAAAACAATTGATAATGATCTTTTCTTTTCTCCTGCTGTTAATTCCTTATCATCTTCTTGGGTTTCTTCTTCTTTATCTTCCTTTTTAACAACTTCCCCATGTTCACCTAAAAAGCGATCAGCAAATAAAAAGTAAAGCACCGCTCCCAATAACATACTCAAACCTGCTGCTAAAAATCCATATCGATATCCATAACTAATAATTTCCCCACCTTCTCTTACAGCAAATACTTTAGACGCCAGTGAACCGCATACTAACGGTGCCAGAAAAGCTCCTATATTAATAAATGTATAAAAAATTGAATATGCCCCATCTTTTCTAGGATCATCATCATCATAAAATGTCCCAACAATAGATGTAATATTAGGTTTCCATAAACCATTTCCTATGATAATAGATAATAATGATATGTATAACATTAAATTAGTCTTAGTAAAAAATAATCCAATCATACCAGCAGTTATAAAAATACTTCCGATAAAAAATGTTTGTTTTTTGCCTAAATAATGATC
Proteins encoded in this region:
- a CDS encoding peptide MFS transporter: MAEEALEKKANYGKGFWFVSVLQMLERFSYYGMRGILILFLTQSAMGGGLGLDKATASTIYANFVMFVYFTPLAGGYIADHYLGKKQTFFIGSIFITAGMIGLFFTKTNLMLYISLLSIIIGNGLWKPNITSIVGTFYDDDDPRKDGAYSIFYTFINIGAFLAPLVCGSLASKVFAVREGGEIISYGYRYGFLAAGLSMLLGAVLYFLFADRFLGEHGEVVKKEDKEEETQEDDKELTAGEKKRSLSIVLLSFFVIIFWAGFEQAGSSLTLYAHEYIDRSVGSFVVPTSWFQSINPFLCIVLGPLFAMLFLKLSKREQGDIPTPRKMGYGLIILGLGFALMVGASLQRGNVSDPAVKASMVWLLGAYTLHTTGEMFLSPVGLSMVSKLAPKQIGAVMMGVWLFATGFGNYIAGKSAAYVEAWGALHVFSFVTAVTVGAGILLCILTPFFVKMMNEE